A window from Branchiostoma lanceolatum isolate klBraLanc5 chromosome 9, klBraLanc5.hap2, whole genome shotgun sequence encodes these proteins:
- the LOC136441868 gene encoding UDP-glucuronosyltransferase-like has translation MTMALSLRDVILVFLLMLFSNLQVQGSDSKTVTKKGSKILIINQLPHSTWLTLRLLGRTLADRGHSVTMLMPDDVYKHLISTPVQDKVKYEGAPCAPGTLAAGRAFEGHYWEGEYKNLLTTVENYLAEGSKSCEALLLHLERQAAKGLRYDVALSTAPDFPCGPVLARYLGIPSAIVYVPSSTLLFGSGNPFPLAYWPVMPSGFLTEMTFKEKIQNVLYYAGARYYLGVECSAFDFIVHKYIANDTTTEELLYNTDLWLSVADFTVEFARPTMPNVVNIAGYNSVQPKSLPKDLEDLMESSGDAGVILFSLGSTTAGMPERIQQVILNAFAQVPQKVIWKMAPDIDPNSVKFPPNVKPMSWVPQDDLLAHKKMRLFVTHGGTNGVYESVNHGVPMVSLPLAVDHHDNVARVVGRGFGVRLDIFTMTTEELLQAINHVLSTKSYQENVDRAARILSDQPTPPMDRAMWWIEHLIRHGGLPHLRTRAHKIPFHEYFLLDVIAFFAAVLAVVLGGLVCACRLAYQKIRGKQQGQKEKKEN, from the exons ATGACCATGGCCTTGTCTCTCCGTGACGTCATCCTCGTCTTCTTGTTGATGCTGTTCTCTAATTTGCAAGTTCAAGGATCAGACAGTAAAACCGTAACAAAGAAAGGCTCCAAAATTCTCATCATCAACCAACTCCCTCACAGCACGTGGCTGACCCTCCGGTTGCTGGGACGTACCCTGGCCGATAGGGGGCACTCCGTCACCATGCTCATGCCTGACGACGTCTACAAGCACCTCATCAGCACACCTGTACAAGATAAGGTGAAGTACGAAGGAGCTCCGTGCGCTCCGGGGACGCTGGCAGCAGGACGTGCGTTCGAAGGTCACTACTGGGAAGGAGAGTACAAGAACTTGTTGACGACGGTCGAAAACTACCTGGCCGAGGGCAGCAAAAGTTGTGAAGCGCTTCTCCTTCACTTGGAGCGACAAGCCGCCAAAGGTCTCAGGTATGACGTTGCGTTGTCGACCGCCCCTGATTTTCCCTGTGGGCCCGTGTTGGCCCGTTATCTCGGCATACCGTCCGCCATTGTGTACGTCCCTTCTTCAACACTGCTCTTCGGCTCCGGTAACCCGTTCCCTCTAGCGTACTGGCCCGTCATGCCCAGTGGATTCTTAACGGAGATGACCTTCAAGGAGAAAATACAGAACGTTCTTTACTACGCAGGAGCGAGGTACTACCTCGGCGTAGAATGTTCTGCTTTTGACTTCATCGTACACAAATATATCGCCAACGACACCACCACAGAAGAGCTGCTGTACAACACGGACCTGTGGCTGTCTGTGGCGGACTTTACTGTAGAGTTCGCTCGGCCGACCATGCCCAATGTCGTCAACATAGCAGGCTACAATTCTGTTCAGCCCAAATCTCTACCAAAG GACTTAGAAGATTTGATGGAGAGTTCAGGAGACGCAGGGGTAATCCTCTTCAGTTTGGGCTCAACCACAGCAGGCATGCCCGAGAGAATACAACAGGTAATTTTGAACGCCTTCGCACAAGTACCACAGAAGGTTATCTGGAAGATGGCTCCAGACATCGATCCCAACAGCGTGAAATTCCCTCCCAACGTCAAGCCGATGAGCTGGGTGCCACAGGACGATCTGTTGG CACACAAGAAGATGAGGCTGTTCGTCACACACGGAGGAACCAACGGCGTGTACGAGTCCGTCAACCACGGGGTACCGATGGTGTCTCTCCCGCTCGCCGTCGACCATCACGACAACGTGGCCCGCGTGGTGGGACGAGGGTTCGGCGTCAGACTCGACATCTTCACCATGACAACGGAGGAACTTCTACAGGCAATCAACCACGTGTTATCAACAAAGAG CTACCAGGAGAACGTGGATCGCGCCGCCCGGATCCTGAGCGACCAGCCCACCCCGCCCATGGACCGCGCCATGTGGTGGATAGAGCACCTCATCAGGCACGGCGGACTGCCTCATCTGCGCACGCGCGCACACAAGATCCCCTTTCACGAGTATTTCCTGCTCGACGTCATAGCTTTCTTTGCCGCAGTTCTAGCTGTGGTGTTAGGTGGGTTAGTGTGCGCTTGTCGTCTGGCTTACCAAAAAATAAGAGGGAAACAACAAGgacagaaggagaagaaagagaACTAA